The nucleotide sequence CGAACGGGAAAAACGGGCCGCCATTCTGGAAGCCGAGGGCATTCGGCAGGCCCATATCTTGCAAGCCGAGGGAGAGAAGCAGGCCGCCATCCTGAAAGCGGAAGGCGAAAAAGAGTCCGCCTTCCGGCAGGCCGAGGCCCGGGAGCGTCAGGCCGAGGCCGAGGCCCGCGCCACCCAGCTCGTCTCGGAGGCCATTGCCAAAGGGGATGTCCAGGCTGTCAACTATTTTGTGGCTCAAAAATATGTGGATGCGCTTGGCAAGATTGGCACCGCCAACAACCAGAAGGTTCTCTTCCTGCCCCTGGATGCTTCCGGTATCCTCGGTGCCCTGGGAGGCATTGCCGAGCTGACCCGGCACTCCCTGGTCAACCCGGCCCACCAGAAAATGTCCGGACCTGACACCTGATGGATCCTGTACAACACCCTGCGCCCGTTTGCCCCGATATTTCCGTTTCCGGCACCTGAATGGATCGATCCCTGCAACTTGAAACCCTTTTGACCCACCTGCAACACTGGCACTGGTGGATTGCCGCCGTGATCCTCGTGATCATGGAGGTGACCCTGCCGGCCTTTTTCTTTTTATGGCTGGGGGTGGCGGCAGCGGTGACCGGACTTTTGGCCTTGTTGTTTCCCGAACTGGGCTGGAAAGGCGAAATGCTCTGCTTTTCCGGTCTCTCTCTGGTCAGCATTGCCCTCTGGCATGGCGTGATCCGGCGTTGCCCCACCCCGACGGATCTGCCCAACCTGAACCGGCGGGCCGCCCAGTATGTCGGACGGGTGCTGACCCTGGATACCCCCATTGTCCATGGCTCAGGTCGTGTCAAGGTGGATGATTCATTGTGGAAAATTTCCGGTCCGGACACTCCCGCGCACGTCCAGGTCAAGGTCACATCCCTGGTCGGCACCACCTTGACCGTTCAGCCCCTGACTGCGGCGCTCAGCCAACCTGGCCCGCTTGAGGAACAATCCGGCCCGGATTAGACGGGCATTTTTCCGGATCTGTCCCTTCTGGACCATGCCTGTTTATCGATTCTCAACCCTCTGCTTTTGGAAATGGACGTGTTTTGATGTCCACCATCGTCTCCACAGACCAGCAACCCGTCACCAGTGTGCAAGATTTGATCGCCTATATGGAAGCCGGCTGCAAACCCCGCTCCCAATGGCGCATCGGCACGGAACATGAAAAATTCGGTTTCCAACGCAAGGATATGGTCCCCATTCCCTATGAAGGCCCCAGAGGTATCCGGACCATCCTGGAGAAAATGGCCGCACGGTTTGGCTGGCACCCGGTGCATGAAAACGGCAATCCCATTGCCCTGCTCCAGGGGCAGGCCTCCATCACCCTGGAACCGGGCGGCCAACTCGAACTCTCCGGTGCCCCCCAGGAAAACATTCACCAGACCCAGGCCGAGATCAACACCCATCTGGACCAGTTGGGCGAGGTGTGCCAGGACCTGGAGGTCGCTTTTGTCGGTGTGGGTGCGCAACCCAGGTGTCGGCGCGATGACATTCCCTGGATGCCCAAAGAACGCTATCGCTTCATGCGCGCCTACCTCCCCACCCGGGGAAACCTGGGTCTCGACATGATGACCCGTACCGCCACCGTCCAGGCCAATCTGGATTTTGGCAGCGAGGCGGACATGGTGGGCAAGTTTCGTCTGGCCCTGGCCCTGCAACCGCTGGTCACGGCTCTGTTTGCCAACTCTCCCTTTACCGATGGGCGTCCCAACGGCTTCCTCTCCTACCGGTCGGAAATCTGGCGCCATACCGATCCCGACCGGTGTGGATTTCTGCCCTGGGTGTTCGCCAACGGATTCGGTTTCCAGAAGTATGTTGACTATGCCCTCGATGTTCCCATGTTTTTTTATTACCGGGACGGGCACTATCAGGATGCCGGCGCGGCACCCTTTCGGGAGTTTCTGGCCGGTCGTCTGCCCACCCTGCCGGGCCAGTATCCCACAGTCGCCGATTGGAACCTCCATCTGACCACGCTCTTTCCGGATGTCCGCCTCAAACATTTTCTGGAAACCCGGGGGGCGGACGCCGGCAACTCCGCCAATCTCTCTGCCCTCCCCGCCTTCTGGAAAGGGGTTCTCTACGATGACCAGGCCATGGCCGAAGCCTGGGAACGGGTTGCAGACTGGACCCTTGAAGAACGGGCCGCCATTCATGCCCAAACCCCACGTCTCGGTCTGCGCACGCCCATTCCCGGTCACCGTACC is from Magnetococcales bacterium and encodes:
- a CDS encoding glutamate--cysteine ligase; this translates as MSTIVSTDQQPVTSVQDLIAYMEAGCKPRSQWRIGTEHEKFGFQRKDMVPIPYEGPRGIRTILEKMAARFGWHPVHENGNPIALLQGQASITLEPGGQLELSGAPQENIHQTQAEINTHLDQLGEVCQDLEVAFVGVGAQPRCRRDDIPWMPKERYRFMRAYLPTRGNLGLDMMTRTATVQANLDFGSEADMVGKFRLALALQPLVTALFANSPFTDGRPNGFLSYRSEIWRHTDPDRCGFLPWVFANGFGFQKYVDYALDVPMFFYYRDGHYQDAGAAPFREFLAGRLPTLPGQYPTVADWNLHLTTLFPDVRLKHFLETRGADAGNSANLSALPAFWKGVLYDDQAMAEAWERVADWTLEERAAIHAQTPRLGLRTPIPGHRTLKDLAMAILETVRASLNRQAVKNADGCDESIYLQPLFRVAESGITPAEKLLKAYRTRWGQSLNPLFREEEFESFYARCRKQ
- a CDS encoding NfeD family protein, whose protein sequence is MDRSLQLETLLTHLQHWHWWIAAVILVIMEVTLPAFFFLWLGVAAAVTGLLALLFPELGWKGEMLCFSGLSLVSIALWHGVIRRCPTPTDLPNLNRRAAQYVGRVLTLDTPIVHGSGRVKVDDSLWKISGPDTPAHVQVKVTSLVGTTLTVQPLTAALSQPGPLEEQSGPD